The DNA segment TTCCACTCCAACCCGAAGGCCCTCGGATGCGACGATGCGCTTTTACTTGAATGTCAACGGCTCTGTTCACGAGGTCGACGTCCCGCCCGGCGCCCCGCTGCTCGGCATTCTCCGCGACGATCTTAATTTGACCGGGACCCGCTACGGCTGCGGCCGCGGGGTTTGCGGCGCCTGTTTTGTCCTTGCGGACGGACGCGCCGTCGCGGCCTGCACACTGGGCGTCGAAGAGGCGGCCGGGAAGGCGATCACGACGGTCGAGGGCCTGGGCCGGGGCGAAACGCTTCATCCGGTCCAGCAGGCCTTCGTGGAGGAGGACGCGATGCAGTGCGGCTACTGCACCGGCGGGATGCTGATCTCGGCGGCGGCGCTTCTGGCGCGGACGCCCCGTCCGACGGACGACGAGATCCGGGACGCGCTCGCGCCGAACCTTTGCCGCTGCGGTATTTACCTTCGCGCACTGCGCGCCGTGAAAAGGGCGATCCCGTGAGCCGGCCGAGACCCGGCGGATGGGGCGAGCGGCCCCCGGAGCGCGTGGAGCAGCGCATCGTGATCGAGCGCGACGGCACGGTGGTGGCGCGCTCCGGGAAGGTCGAGTACGGTCAGGGCATCCGCACGGGCTTCGCGAAGATCATCGCCGAGGAGCTCGCCGTGCCCCTCGCGCGCGTGCGCGTCGAGCTCGGGGAGACCGACCGGGTCCCTTGGGACATGGGCACGTTCGGCAGCATGTCGACCGCGACCGACGGCCGGAGCCTGCGCTCGGCCGCGGCGTACGCGCGTCGGCTGCTTCTCGAGCGGGCGGGCCGGCGCCTCGGCGCCCCCGCCGCCGAGCTGGACATCCGGGACGGGCGCGTCGTCGCGCGCGACGGGCGATCGATCGCGTACGAAACACTGACCGACGGCGAGCCCTTGACCGGCGTCGTTCCGGAACCTCCGCCCGCTCCCCGGACCGCCGCTCCCGACGAGAGCGCGCCGTTCCGCCTCGAAGCCTTCGACATCGTCACCGGCCGCGCGCGCTACCCGGCGGACGTGCGCCTCCCCGGGATGCTTCGCGGCCGCGTCCTGCAGGCACCGGCCCGGGGCGCGCGACTTGCCGCGCTGGACGACCGCGCGGCGCGCGCGCTGCCCGGCGTGGTCGCGGTCGTGCGCGAAGAGGATTTCGTCGGCGTCGCGGCCGAGCGGGACGAGGTGGCGCTGGCCGCGGTCCGGGCGCTCGTTGCCGAATGGAGCCCCGGCGGAGCCGCGGCCGCAAAGCCGATCG comes from the Nitrospiria bacterium genome and includes:
- a CDS encoding (2Fe-2S)-binding protein, with product MRFYLNVNGSVHEVDVPPGAPLLGILRDDLNLTGTRYGCGRGVCGACFVLADGRAVAACTLGVEEAAGKAITTVEGLGRGETLHPVQQAFVEEDAMQCGYCTGGMLISAAALLARTPRPTDDEIRDALAPNLCRCGIYLRALRAVKRAIP